In Bacillus sp. SB49, a single window of DNA contains:
- a CDS encoding DUF3100 domain-containing protein, with amino-acid sequence MEQKLTNIWKDWRLHAIVLIIVVLTEFIGTHSFTVGPGVVLLLPMLYAIIIGLALFFTPLIKEKQAKNAEPLIILGVTLLIAKIGVVIGPSLPEIIAAGPALLLQEFGNLGTIFIALPVAVLLGLKREAIGMTHSVAREPNVGLIMDKYGFHSPEGRGVMAIYIFGTVFGAVFMGLISGFLATITPLSPLSFAMASGIGSGSMMAAASGSLVAAFPSMESDILAFAGASNLLSLSTGLYMSIFIGLPLTEKMYQLLTREKKTTKKTEEV; translated from the coding sequence TTGGAACAGAAGCTGACTAACATTTGGAAAGACTGGCGCCTTCATGCCATCGTACTGATCATCGTCGTACTTACGGAATTCATCGGAACCCATTCCTTCACGGTCGGGCCGGGCGTCGTCCTGCTCCTGCCTATGCTTTATGCCATCATCATCGGTCTTGCTTTATTCTTCACACCGCTCATTAAGGAAAAACAGGCGAAAAACGCCGAACCGCTTATCATTCTCGGTGTAACGCTCCTCATTGCGAAAATAGGTGTTGTCATCGGTCCGTCGCTGCCGGAGATCATCGCCGCAGGCCCTGCCCTGCTGCTTCAGGAGTTCGGAAATCTCGGCACGATCTTCATCGCACTCCCGGTCGCTGTCCTGCTTGGGTTGAAACGGGAAGCGATCGGTATGACGCACTCGGTCGCGCGGGAGCCGAACGTCGGACTGATCATGGATAAATACGGCTTCCATTCACCGGAAGGACGGGGAGTCATGGCCATTTACATATTCGGTACCGTCTTCGGCGCGGTATTCATGGGATTGATCTCCGGTTTTCTCGCGACCATCACACCACTCAGCCCGCTGTCGTTCGCGATGGCATCCGGAATCGGGAGTGGAAGCATGATGGCTGCGGCCAGCGGCTCTCTCGTCGCCGCCTTTCCGTCTATGGAATCGGACATCCTCGCGTTTGCCGGTGCGAGTAACCTCCTTTCTCTTTCGACAGGCCTTTATATGAGTATCTTCATCGGACTCCCGCTCACAGAGAAGATGTACCAACTGCTCACCCGGGAGAAGAAAACAACGAAGAAAACGGAGGAGGTCTGA